In a single window of the Coffea eugenioides isolate CCC68of chromosome 3, Ceug_1.0, whole genome shotgun sequence genome:
- the LOC113766069 gene encoding glycine-rich protein 3 short isoform-like codes for MDSKAILFLCLLPVVLVIASEVTAREMHNIQYRTNAAEKRINGLEESKYPGGGYGGYPGGGYRGYPGGGSGGGRGGYGGGCGGYGGGGYCRYSCCGRGYYAGESVDAEPETEPQN; via the exons atggaTTCCAAGGCAATTCTCTTCCTATGCCTTCTGCCTGTAGTTCTGGTGATTGCTTCAGAGGTCACAGCCAGGGAGATGCATAACATACAATATAGAA CCAATGCTGCAGAGAAGCGTATTAATGGTCTGGAAGAATCCAAGTATCCTGGTGGTGGATATGGAGGGTACCCTGGTGGTGGATATAGGGGTTACCCCGGTGGTGGTTCTGGTGGCGGTCGTGGTGGTTATGGTGGTGGCTGCGGTGGTTATGGTGGTGGTGGATACTGCCGCTATAGTTGCTGTGGCCGAGGTTATTATGCTGGTGAGTCTGTGGATGCTGAGCCTGAAACCGAACCACAAAACTAA